TCGATTGCAAGAGATGCAGTGATAAAAGCAATGAATGCTCAAGGATTAAAACCGACTGAATATTGTAAACAAATGAAAAAAGGAATAAAATTTTTATTGTTACCCGCATTGGTGATGGCTATCGGCCAATTGCTTTTACAGGAACAAGCAATTGCACAAAAAAAAGACAACAACAAAATTCTGCTCTATAAAAACCCGGCTCTTTCAATTGAGAAACGCGTGAATGATCTGATTACGCGGATGACCCTTGAAGAAAAAGTGTACCAAATGTGTGCCTTACGTTTGGGCGATGGAGACGAGGTGTTTAAAACGAGCGGTGTGTATTCGATAGATTATATCCGGCAGCAAATGAAAACACACGGCACGGGCCATATCAGTTGTCCCACCACCGATATGAATGCAGCCTTGAGCGTTAAAACGGCCAACGAAATTCAAAAAGTTGCAGTTCAAGAAACAAGATTAGGCATCCCAACGCTTATTAATGATGAAGCATTACATGGTTTCAAGGGCTTTGGCGCCACCTCTTACCCCCAGGCTATTGCACTTTCCTGTACATGGGACTTGGCCTTAATGAGAAAAATAGCAGATGCCATAGGGAAAGAGGCTTATAGTAGAGGTGTAAGGCAGGCATTAGGCCCGGTACTTGATCTGGCGAGAGATCCACGCCATGGGAGAATGGAGGAAACCTATGGTGAAGACCCTTATCTGGCTTCCCGTTTTGGTGTCGAATTTATCAAAAATGTACAGCAGAATGGCGTTATCTGTACGCCGAAACACTTTGCTGCAAATTTTGTATCCGCCAATGGATCAGATGCGGGCAATATTTCATTGAGCGAAAGAGAACTGAGGGAAATTCATTTGGTTCCTTATAAAGCCGCGGTAACAGAAGCCCATGCAAAATCTATAATGGCGGCCTATAATGCGATAAATGGGGTGCCGTGTCATGCAAATAAATGGCTGCTTACTGATTTGCTGAGAAAAGAATGGGGGTTTTCAGGGTTCACCGTATCTGATTGGAGCGGGGTAATACATACCATGGATATGCACAAAATAGCCGACTCGAAGGGAGAAGCTGCTGTGTTATGTGCCAATGCTGGTTTAGATGTAGATCTTCCCAGATACAAGGCCTATGTGGAATTAATAGACCAGGTTAAAAATGGGAACATTAAACAATCTGTGATTGATGAAAGTGTGAAACGCATTCTTCGGATAAAGTTGGAGTTGGGGTTGTTTGAACATCCATATATTGAGGATACAACACAAGCTGTTAAATTATGTAATGCTCCTGAATTTAGAGCTTTGGCCAAAAGAGCAGCTGAGGAAAGTATTGTGTTACTGAAAAACAAAAACAACGTATTACCTGTAATCGCATCGACAAAAAGTATCGCTGTTATCGGCCCTAATGCCAATACGGTTCAGTTAGGTGGGTATTCAGCCAGTGGAGTGGCTGGCGTTAGTCCGCTTGATGGCATAAAAAACATTTTTGGTTCAGCTGCTACCATTCGTTATGCTAAAGGTTGTACGCTTACGGGTGTTGATTCAACTGGATTTAAAGAAGCAGTGGGTATAGCGCAGCAGTCGGATATAGCAGTGTTGGTAATGGGTGGCCAATATGGCCTGACTGGTGGCGAATCGCAAGACCGGATAGATCTGAATTTGATGGGTGTTCAGGAGGCTTTGATCAAAAGAATAAGCAGCCTGCATAAGCCGGTGATAGTTGTATTGAATGACAGCCGCCCTGTAACCATGTTAAATTGGGTAGATAAAGTGGATGCCGTTTTGCAGATGTTTCCTGCAGGAGAAGAAGGAGGAAACGCCCTGGCAGAAATATTGGCAGGCAAAGTTAATCCATCCGGTAAAACTACAGTTACTATACCCCGAAATACAGGCCAGCTGCCATTAACCCAGATCACCCGTCCTTATGGAAGAGAAGGAAGTATTGCTGAATACCCGGAAACCAAAGGCAAACCAATGGATTTTAAAGATCGGTATTATGCGCTATTCCCTTTCGGTTTCGGATTGTCTTATACCTCATTTCAATATGGCAACATCAAATTTGTAAAGAACAAATTTTCAATAAATGAAAAAATTCAGTTGTCCGTAAATGTTACCAATACAGGTAATAGAGCTGGCGATGAAATAGTACAATTATATTTTACCAACCTGCATTGCAAGCATATTACCCAGGCCCGGCAGCAATTGAGGGCTTTTCAACGTGTAAGCATTCCTGCTGGAGGCACGCAAACCGTTACCTTCATCTTAAATCCATCAGATTTAAGCTATCTGGATGAGAATCTGAAACCTAAAGTAGATCCCGGTGAGTTTGAAATATTTGTCGGTGGCAATAGCGTGGATGGCGTCACCAGTAAATTCACGTTGGTATCCGAAAAGTAATCAGAGTAACAGATCCCTGTTAATATGAAATATTTTGCAAAGAAAGCAGACACTATAATTCAGGAGGCTTTGTCGTCTTTTATCTTGCTAAATCCACAATCTAGATGTGATTATATCCAGGCATTTCCCGCAGTTTTTTGTTTGCTCTTCAATTTCACTTAATAGAAATAGCTTTCCCAATTCCCGATCATTACCATTATGAAAAGAAACATCCGGCTCATTCTTCTTGCACAACTGATTACATTTACAACCGTGAAAGCGCAAACAACTTTTAACTTATATAAAGACGTTATACCGGGAAGCAAACCCGTTAAAAATGAAGAGGTATCCGAAACAGAAGGCGGTATATTGCGCATCAGCAAAATCACCGTTCCTACGCTTACCGCATATATTCCTGAGAAGCAGGATGCTAAAAGAACTGCAGTGATTATTTGCCCCGGCGGCGGTTACCAGATCGTAGCGGCAGATCATGAAGGTGCGGCTATTGCAAAAGAGTTTAACAAAAAAGGTATTACTGCTTTTGTTCTGAAATACCGCCTTCCGAATGAGCATACTATGCAGCACAAAGAGATAGGCCCTTTGCAGGATGCACAACAAGCCATTAAAACGGTAAGAGACAGCGCTGCAAAATGGAACATCGATCCTGCGCGTGTGGGCATAATGGGCTTCTCTGCAGGGGGGCATCTTGCATCTACTGCGGGCACCCATTTCACTAAGCCGGTAATTGACAATAAAGAGAATACCAACCTGCGTCCCGATTTCATGATCCTTATTTATCCCGTAATCAGCTTCCAGGATGTCTACGGCCATGTTGGCTCAAGGGAGCAGTTGATTGGAAAAAATCCTTCGCAGGAAAAAATCAAGGAGTACTCAAACGAATTACAGGTCACTTCAGAAACGCCAACCACCTTCCTCGTACATGCCAGCGACGACAATGTTGTTCATCCGCTAAACAGTATTCTTTTCTACCAGGCATTGCTTGCAAACCATATCCCTGCCGAGTTGCACCTCTATCAAACCGGAGGCCACGGCTTTGGCCGCTACAGACAAAACACTGCTGATGAATGGTTGGACAGGTGTTTTGATTGGATGACGCTGAATGGATGGAGAAGTAATTAAAAGAAGGTGTTTTTGATTGGTGCATAAACAGGCTGTTTTCCTGACACCTATACCCCTACCAAAATTTCAGAACGTACAAAGATTCCCTTTCCAAAATATTCGGGACGATGAAAATCAGGCGCCAGAGCATGGATCTTATTCCAGGCCAGGTAGTGTCGCTCTGGCAGGGCATCTCCACATTTAGAAAAATTAAGACTGCAGGTCATTCCTGCGAAACTGTCGATGTAGTGAAATTGAAACACCTCGGCCGGGATAGCTATAGTGATCTCCCATTCAAATAACCCATTTTCCCCATTAAACGCTATCGAAGTTTGCGTATCGATAAGCTCGAGCCGGCGCCGGTCGATGAACTGCCGGCCGGCCTTGCCACAGCCATACTGCCCCAATACGGTACCGGCGCAGTTAAATTCAAGATTGTAATAGTTCAGATCGTGTCCGAAACGGATAAAAAATCCCACGCAGCTATCTTTAAACACCGGCTCATTGGTACGTTTATGCAGAGCTGCAATATATTTTTCAGCAACGTAATATTTTAGAAAGACCACATCGTGCCCATACCCCATAACAAAGCTCACCCTCGGCTTTTGCCGCACATCCAGCCAAAGCGTATGGAGCATCGGCTGTTTATTTATTTCATCAAGCCTGGCTCCGGCCTGTGCAAGCATATCTGCACCAGGTGCGCAGGCTACAAATGGGATAATTAAGTTATTGGTTTGATTCAAGGGTATTACATTTATCGGCACAGATCTTTTTCACTGCCAGTGTTTGAGTTACCAGCTCCGGCAACGGTTCGACAGCAATTACGTCAACAGCAACCATCGAGCAATCAGGCCGGAACTTTGACGCTGATAAGGTCATCCCCCCTTTGACCGCCGTTTTTGCCGACCGGGGCCAGCAAAAACGGACAGTGTGCAGAGAAACACATCAGGCTATTTGGGTTAGCTCATTTTCCTGCGTGGGGGAAACCAATTATTATTTAACAGTTACAGCCACCTGCTGTACCGTTGTTTTTGAATCATCGGCGGTAGCGTTGGTGGCCACAAAAACCGCATTGTAGCTACCGGCTTGGGTATAGCTATAGGTATAGCTACCCAGAGTGGCAATCTCACTTTTTATGGCTACGCCTGCATCTGGTGTTACCTTGGTCAAGTCAACCGGACCACTAATGGCCCAGGCCTCTGCCGATGCTGTGGCTGCCGTAGTTGCCCCGGTGATCACCAGTGAGGTACCATCGGTATAAACCCAGGCATAATTGTTAGCGTTTTTGGCAGGATCATAGGATACCGCCCAACCCGGACTGTAGCTGGCTACCCCATAGTTGCTTAACGGCTTAGCCGGGCTGTTCAAATTGGCTATAGTATAGGTGGTGGCATCACTCAGCACATTATTGATGGCAAAGTTGGTGATGGTCCATTTGTTCTGGATAGTACCGCTTGCCCCATTGTATTTGAAAGCAAAGTAAACCGGTTTACCTTGTTTGGCCAGATCTGATAAGTCGATCAACCCTGAAGATGTTGCCGTTGTATTTGTTGGTATAGTTGCACGACTGGTGATATCGGTCCAGGTGGCTGATGCAATGTTAGCATTGGTGGTAGCAGTATCGCGTACCAGTACCCCTGCTAAAGTTTTCAGCGCTACACCTTTAAAATCTGTGGATACCAACAAACTAAGCGAGCCTGCCTGTGTGCCGTTGGCCAACTGCGAGGTAAATTGCAATTGCGCTGTACCCGCAGCCTGGGTGCGATTGATATACTGGTAACGTTTACCAACCTCGCCAGAGTAAAAGGTAATCACATTGGGGTTACCGCTGAACTTAAAGTTCACCGTATCGCCAGGCGCAAAGCTGGCAGGCGCGCTGCCATTATTTTTTACCGCGGTTACGCCAAAGCTGGGCGAAGGCACGTCCTGCTTTTTGTTACAGGCAGCCAAAGCAAGGGCGGTGATTGCTATGATATAGGAGAGTTTCATGTGTCTTTTCATTTAAAAGGATGAATAATTGATTACCAACCCGGATTTTGAGTTACAGCCCTGTTGACCGTAATCTCTGATGACGGGATTGGGTACAGGTTATGTCTGGCGGTAATGTTAGATCCGGCCAGCCCGCCATAAGCAAAACTGCCTCCGTTAGTTCTCATATCGGCGCCTAACGCATTCATAGTTTGCACCCAGATACCCCAGCGGATCAGATCCGCACGGCGTAAACTCTCGTAACAAAGCTCGCGGGCGCGCTCATCCTGAATGGCCTGCAGGAACGATGATTGCGACAAACCGGCTGGCAGATCCACCGTTGAAGTGGCAACAGTAGCAGTAACCGTAGCTGCAGCGCCGGCATAGGTAAATACCGCACCGGTGGTTGCAGCTGCAGATGCGCCGCTGGTATTGGTTGGTGCAGTGGCAGTTGAAGTACCTGCTGTGGTTACGTTATACAGGTTATTGCCGTTGGTTACTTGCTGGCCAACGGTATAATTTGTACCAGCCGCCCATACCAAGCCAACTTTGACGGTTGGTGCAGATGTATAACCACTACCCGGATTGGTAATAGCAACGCCATTCACCTTACCGGTGCTGGCAATAGAAGCCATGCCGGTTGCACCGGTACCGCCACCACCAGTGATGGTTAATGGCACGTTGGCTTGTGTGGTGGTTGAGTATGCATAACCGGTGTTGCCGGCAGTAGCAAGGGTAAGGCCGCTTACTACAGATACAGAAGCACCGGCGGTGCTAACATTGAGTCCAAAGGCGCGTCTTCTTACCTGGTTAATAGCGTTGTAAGCGGTAGCACTTGGTCCGTTAACCTGGTTCTCAGCCTCGGCCAGCATCAGCAATACATCCGAGTAACGCAAAAGCGGGAAATTAATAGTTGTATTATTTTTGTTTTTAGGCGCCGGCATGGTCTCATACTCCCGACGGAACTTGCCTTCATTACGATTATATAATTGCGCAGAGGTAAAGAAAACATCAGACACCGGCGTAGTTGCACTATTGTATGAATAGGGTGCAATGGCCCAATCGCGGCGTAAATCGCCGGCACTATATAGGTTGTATAACTTTGCCGTTGCGTCAATAAAGGCATAACTATAACCAATAACATCTGTATTAGCCGATAAGGCGATACCATTGACGTTCCCCAGGCGGCTATAATCGCCCAGGCCATTAGCGTTGTTGTTATTTGCCTCAACCTCCCACATACTCTCTTTTACATCATATATACCTTGATGCAGATTAACAAACATCTGCTTGTAACTTGGATTAAGGCTGTGTTCGCCAGACGACACCACTTTCTGCGCCCAGCTTAGTGCATCCTGGTATTTGGAAACATCATTTAGCGGATACCCGGCCATGGTTAAACAAACCCTTGCCAAGATACCCTCAACTGTGGTTTTTGAAACCCGGCCGCCATAACCCAGAGAGGTTGCTGTATAAACCATACCTTCGGCAGCCTGCATATCTTTCAGCACCTGGGCATAAACGTCCCTGGCAGGCGTACGCGGGATATTAACATCGCTAACCGAGGCTGTGGGTGTGGTTTTGAGCGGCACATCGCCGAAATTGCTTACCAGCAGGAAGTAATAGTAGCCACGCAGAAACATGGTTTCGCCCAGAATGGCTTTCCGCTTGGTTTCGTCCATTGGTGCCAGGTTAATATTCTGGATCAGGATGTTAGCGCGCTCTATCCCCTGATACAACTGGGTCCAGAGGTTATTGACATCGGCATTGGTATAATCAAAATTGTATACCATTACGCCGGTTGTTTGAGCAGACCGGGCATAAAAGCCTTCATCAGTAGCAGCTCCAATGGAAGAAAACATGGCGCTGCCATACATACTTTCTGTAACCAACGGCTGATAAACCCCGGCCAGGGCATTATTGAGTTTTGCTTCAGTATTATAATATTCTGTTTGTGTAAGTGTATCAGATGGAACAGTGTCCAGATTTTTTTTACACGAAACCATTTCCAGGCTCAACAGAGCGGCCAGAAATAAAAGTGAACGTTTCATAGTCAAAATCTTTAGTGGTTAAAAATTAACGTTAGCGCCAAAGGCAATTGTTCTTGCGCGTGGATAAGCGCTGTAATCAAACCCGCCTGTAAGTACAGAGTTGTACGTACTTACTTCCGGATCTTCGCCGGTGTAGTGGGTCCAGGTCCAAAGGTTCTGGGCCGACGCAAACACCCTGATGGATGACACTTTGATTTTTTGTAACCATCCCTTAGGCAGGTTATAACCCAGTTGCACTGTTTTTAAACGCAGATATGAACCATCTTCTACCGTTCTGGATGAGTAGCCACCGCCGAAATAACCACCTACACGGTAGTTGGCAGAGTTTTGATTGGTTGGCGTCCAGCGATCATTATAGCTGGCAAACTGCTCCAGATAAGTGTTACCCAATATATTACCCTCAAATACCATGCGGCTTACGTTCTGTATGTCGTTACCGTAAGACCACTGGAAGAATACGCTCAGGTCAAAATTCCTATAAGTAAAGTTGTTGGTAAAACCACCGGTGTGGATAGGTAGCGAACGGCCGATCACGGTATAATCAGATGAGTTAACTACACCATCGCCGTTCAAGTCCTTGTATTTAATATCACCTGGCTGGATGCTGGCACGATTATTACCATTAGACGCTACATTATCTTTCAGCACGTAGCCACCTGTGGCGGTTCTGTTAAAATCACTATACTGATAGTTGCCATCCCAGATATAACCAAACATTTGCCCCAGCGGCTGCCCTACTCTGGCAATATAGCCCGGGGTTGAAAACCACGAATTTTGCCACTGCGGACTACTTAGCATACTTTCTTGATTATTAGCTAATGCCAACACTTTATTGCTGTTAAAGGCAATATTAAAGCTACTGGTCCAGGTAAAGTCCCGGCTACGAATATTTACTGTACTCAGCGTTAACTCCAGGCCCTGGTTTTGTACACTGCCTATATTTTCATAAGCTGTGCTGTAACCGCTTGACGTAGGTAAGGTAGCGTTGAGCAAAAGGTCTTTAGTGGTTTTGCGATAAACATCAGCTGCCAGGCTGATACGATCGCCAAAAAAAGAAAGATCTATACCGCCATCATACTGAGTAGTGGTTTCCCATTTCAGATCGGGGTTACCGATGGCCAAGGGGATAACGCTGGCCGTTGCGGTATTGTTAAATGAGTAACCATAACTTGCAGGTAAACCGGTAGAAGACAGATAAGCAAAATCTGACACCCGGTTATTACCAGTCTGGCCGTAGCTGAAGCGCAGCTTACCGTTTGATAATACCTTATTACCTTTCAGAAATCCTTCTTCTGTAAACCTCCAGGCAGCAGCTGCCGACGGGAAGTATCCCCAATGATTCTTCGGCGCGAATTTGGAAGAACCGTCTGCACGGAACGAAGCCGTAAGGTAATAAACCGAATTGTAATTATAATTAATACGACCCAGCCATGATTGTGCGTTCCATAAAGAACTGGTGGCTTTAGTGTTAGACGGTATTAGGGTACCCTCATCCAGGCCACTGATACCCAATGACTCGTTAGGTAGCTGACCGGCGCCAAAGCCATACATGTTTGAAGTATTGCCCTGTTGGGTAAAACCGGCCAATACATTCAAGTTGTGCCTGCCGTAGCTCTTGTCCCAGGTCAGCGTATTCTCGTTAGCCCAGTTATTATTCTTGGAGGTAGATACCGATCCGTTAACACCATTAGTTGCCCCGAAAAGCGAGTTGGGGCTACCTAAAGCAGTATGTGTGTTATTAAAGCTTTCGTTACCTATCTCGGTATTGTTAATAATGCCGGTAACGCGCAGTGTCAAGTTTTTGGTGATAGCATAAGACAGATAAGTATTTACGTTTAACGCTGCTGTATTAACGTTACGTACCATATTCTCCTGATTGATCACCGGGTTAAATTTATAATCGTTTGCCGGGTTGGTTGTTGCATCAACCTCTTGTGTTTCACTATAAGGCGACAGCGGGTTTGAACCCCATACACTATACATTACATTAGAGGTACCACTGTTGTTAGAAGCGGCCAGGCTGTTACCAAACTGTTTTAGATAAGAGTAATTGGCATTGATGCCTACTTTCAGTTTGTCATTTATAGCCTGATCTAAAGTGATGCGCCCCTGGTAACGTTTAGAGCCAGTGTTGATAACGGTACCCATCTGATCATCTATTGATCCGGTTACCGCATATGTGGTTTGTTTGTTGCCGCCGCGCAGCGCCACATAATAGTCTCGCAGGCTGCCGGTTCTGAAGAAAGGCGACTGCCAGTCTGTAGTCGGATAGTTTTGATAATCAGCCAGGGTTTTTCCGGGCAAAGTGAAATAGGTATAGGTTGGCGTCGGGGCAACTGCCGAACCAGCTGTAGGGTCGCGCTCCAACTGCATCTGCAGGAAGTCATAACTGTTCATCAGCTTCATGGTTTTGATGTTACTGACAAAGCTCTGTGTTACGTTAGCATTAACAACCGGTACACCGGCTTTACCTTTTTTGGTGGTAATAATCACCACTCCATTGGCGCCACGGGCACCATAGATAGCGGTTGCAGAGGCATCTTTGAGCACATCAAGACTCTCAATATCCTGCGGATTAAGCAAGCTCAGGTTAAACCCTTCTATCGGGAAGCCATCTACTACGTACAGTGGGGTATTGTCTTGCGTAATTGAGTTGGCCCCGCGAACAACGATATTAATTGCCGATCCGGGTTGGCCATCGGCCGAATTAACCTGCACACCGGCCACACGGCCCGCCAATGATTCACCGACAGAAAGCACAGGCGCCTTGGTAACATCAGACATGGATATCCGACCGACAGCCCCCGTCAGGTCTTTTACCTTCTGTGTACCATAACCAACCACCACTACTTCATTCAGGGCAGACGCCTGGTCTTTCATCGTAACGCTAACCTGCAACTTCCCCGAAAGCGGCAGTTTCACTGATTCAAAACCTGTATAGCTAAAAAGCAGTGTAGCATTCTTATTGGAAACCGTAATTGAGAACTTTCCGTTAATATCGGTAACAGCAGCACTGGTGCTATTCTCTATTCTTACGGTTACGCCCGGTAAGGGCAATTGTTGTGTATCCTTAACCACACCGGTCACTTTCTGGGTTTGCGCATACAACCCGGCACACGACGCAAGGATCAACAAAACAAATAGCGCAATCCTTTTTAAACCACTACGAACACTCGTACCGGCAGACTGCATAGCGCATTGTAAATTCATCATAGTCTATATTAAATTAGATTAAAGGGCAATTGGCTTTAATGGATGTGATGCGATGCGCAAAACTTCCAGGTTTACAGGGGGCACCCTGCGTGTAGCATGTTGTAAAATTCTTCTCATCTATATAAAAATTGGTTTGTAATTGGATTTACTAAGTTAAACCAGGCGCCTGCTCCCAAGGGGCAAAATCTTCCTTACCTGGATGAAAATCTTCCCTATTTTTCAGCATGCTGATACCTGAGCAATGCTTCCAGGTAATAATAGTCTGCATAGCACAGCGGCACGTCAATCTCCGCATGGTGCGGCAGACTGCCTACCGAATGCTTGATCAAAAAATTATCGTTAGTATGCGGTATAGCCAGATACACGCTGCTGCTTAACGAGGTTAACATTTGCACGGCCTCATTTTTATAATTAGCACGTTGTTCTCCTTTTGAGAAATCGCTCAGCTCAAACAACGCCGACGATACAACCGCCGCCGCCGAGGCATCTCTGGGGATAGGATCTGAGTACTTATCTCGGTCATAAGCCCAAAGCGGGCGATATCCTGGTTGGTTAACATTAAAATCCCACAGGGGTATTTTATCTTCCGGCAAGCGTTTGTTGTTCAGAAAAAAGTCTGCCAGATGCTGCGCTAATTCCAGGAAGCGTTTATCATGCGTTTCCCGGTAAACCATGGTGAAGCCGTAAATTGCCCATGCCTGTCCACGCGCCCATGTAGAATTATCGGCATAACCCTGACAAGTTTCACGGTTTAATACTTTGCCGGTTTTTTCGTCATAATTTACCACATGGTAAGTGCTGTAATCGGGCCTTACATGGTTTTTCATGGTTGTTTCGGCGTGGTTAACGGCTATTTTATAATAGGTAGAGTCGCCGGTAGCTTTGGTGGCCCAGAACAGCAGTTCCAGGTTCATCATATTGTCAATAATTACCGGATAATGCCACATCGTTTTCCCGTCCCATGACAGCCGCTGATCCCATGATTTGATGGTTTTGGTAACCGGGCTGTAGCGGCTGGCTAATGATTTGGCAGACTGGATCATGATGCTCTTATATTGCGGGTTGTGTGTAAGGCGGTAAGCGTTACCATAACTGCAATACATCATAAAGCCCAGATCGTGAGTTGACTTGTTGTACTGGTTATCGGCCAGTGTGTTTGTCCAGGCCAGGGCGGCGTCTTTCCACTCCTGTTTATGTGTATACTCATAAAGATACCATAAATTACCCGCCCAAAAGCCTGAGGTCCACTCTTTCAGGCTAGTATTTTTAAGCGTACCATCTTCGTTAGCTGTGCGCGGGTAAAGGCGATAATCATGTTGTTCTTTCAACATATCGCTATAAAGTTGCTCGGCTCTTTTAAAACCTTCGCTAATAAGCAGGTCGCCCGAGTTATCAATTGGGGTGAATGCCGTAAATACGACAAAAAAGAGAAGGACTATGGGTATTCGCCTCAACATCATCATCTATTTATTTAATTGGTTTATAACAAGAGTGGCAGTACAGAACAGCCGTTAATTGTAAAGTCAAAGGACGGGACACCAGCGCTGTTTTTGGGAGAAAATCCTCCGTTTATAGGGGAAAATATTCCGTTTTTTTAAGCGTTTAGAGGCACTTCAAAATCAATTTTATACTAACTTTATGCCTCGCTTAAACATGTAAACAGAATTATCCAAATTCTGACAACCAATTATAAATGCATTACACTTTCCGGTTTATTGAAAAGAATTCATATTGCGTTATATGGTGTATGGCAGTAGCAATACTGTTTTGTACACAATATGCAGGCGGACAGGAGCACCGGCTCTATTTTGATAGCTTTAAGGTGAAAGATGGACTGCCTGACAACTCGGTAGTTTCATTAACGCAGGACTCAGGCGGATATGTCTGGGCCGTTACCAGGCATGGACTAAGCAGGTATGATGGGGTAAGTTTTAAAAACTTTAAACATGACGACAGCGACGAGGGCAGTATATCGTCAGACGAATCATTGGGTAGTGTTATCACAGATCGCCTGGGCAGAATTTGGGTTACCTCCAACGGGTTAGAGTTGTACCATCCTGAAAACGAATCGTTTCAGAAAATCCCAGTCGTGGTTCCGGGACTAAAAACTATCTATTTTGATAGCAGAAACAGATTATATCTGGGCGGCATTGGTTGTCTAAAATATTTAGAAGGAAAAAACCTGCAAACTTCAGGAATAATCGACCTGGGCCTCGATAAAAACACGCTAGTTCGTGTGATCTGCGAAGACGATCAGCATAATTTATTGGTCGGAACCACTAAAGGGCTGTTTAAAATAAATTTCCTCAGGCAAAGGCCCAACTCCCCCGCTAAGGCTGTTCTTGTAAATAGGCTTGACATCAGCGACATTACTACTGTTGCACAAGACAAACATCACAACCTATGGATCGGAACAAGGACAAATGGCCTCTATCATTACGATTACAAAACCGGCATTTTCAGCCCCTTTACGAAGGATAGTTCTCCCGATAAAACACTTATTGGCAGCCATATCAGAAAAATAATAGTGGCCAAAAACGGCACCCTATGGATTGGAACACAGGAAGGCTTATCTATCCTCAATATCGATAAGCAACGCTTTTATAATTTTCAATATGATCCCGCTGATCAGCATAGCCTGAGCCAGAATTCCATTTATGATATTTTTCAGGATAAAGCCGGCTCAATTTGGATCGGCACCTATTTTGGTGGGTTGAATGTGGTGCACCCGGAAGGTGCCCCTTTTACAGTTTTTCAAAACAATGCCTATAAAAACAGTATTAGCAGCAACATTATCAGTACCATTACGCAGGATGCGCATCACAACCTTTGGATAGGCACTGAAGCCGGAGGAGTTAATTTCTGGGACAAGCAAACCGGGCGGTTTACAGTTTTCAGAAACAACGTTGCCGATAAAACAAGCCTCAGTTCTAACCTTGTAAAGGCCATTGCTATCGAT
This region of Mucilaginibacter yixingensis genomic DNA includes:
- a CDS encoding glycoside hydrolase family 3 N-terminal domain-containing protein gives rise to the protein MKKGIKFLLLPALVMAIGQLLLQEQAIAQKKDNNKILLYKNPALSIEKRVNDLITRMTLEEKVYQMCALRLGDGDEVFKTSGVYSIDYIRQQMKTHGTGHISCPTTDMNAALSVKTANEIQKVAVQETRLGIPTLINDEALHGFKGFGATSYPQAIALSCTWDLALMRKIADAIGKEAYSRGVRQALGPVLDLARDPRHGRMEETYGEDPYLASRFGVEFIKNVQQNGVICTPKHFAANFVSANGSDAGNISLSERELREIHLVPYKAAVTEAHAKSIMAAYNAINGVPCHANKWLLTDLLRKEWGFSGFTVSDWSGVIHTMDMHKIADSKGEAAVLCANAGLDVDLPRYKAYVELIDQVKNGNIKQSVIDESVKRILRIKLELGLFEHPYIEDTTQAVKLCNAPEFRALAKRAAEESIVLLKNKNNVLPVIASTKSIAVIGPNANTVQLGGYSASGVAGVSPLDGIKNIFGSAATIRYAKGCTLTGVDSTGFKEAVGIAQQSDIAVLVMGGQYGLTGGESQDRIDLNLMGVQEALIKRISSLHKPVIVVLNDSRPVTMLNWVDKVDAVLQMFPAGEEGGNALAEILAGKVNPSGKTTVTIPRNTGQLPLTQITRPYGREGSIAEYPETKGKPMDFKDRYYALFPFGFGLSYTSFQYGNIKFVKNKFSINEKIQLSVNVTNTGNRAGDEIVQLYFTNLHCKHITQARQQLRAFQRVSIPAGGTQTVTFILNPSDLSYLDENLKPKVDPGEFEIFVGGNSVDGVTSKFTLVSEK
- a CDS encoding alpha/beta hydrolase codes for the protein MKRNIRLILLAQLITFTTVKAQTTFNLYKDVIPGSKPVKNEEVSETEGGILRISKITVPTLTAYIPEKQDAKRTAVIICPGGGYQIVAADHEGAAIAKEFNKKGITAFVLKYRLPNEHTMQHKEIGPLQDAQQAIKTVRDSAAKWNIDPARVGIMGFSAGGHLASTAGTHFTKPVIDNKENTNLRPDFMILIYPVISFQDVYGHVGSREQLIGKNPSQEKIKEYSNELQVTSETPTTFLVHASDDNVVHPLNSILFYQALLANHIPAELHLYQTGGHGFGRYRQNTADEWLDRCFDWMTLNGWRSN
- a CDS encoding carbohydrate-binding family 9-like protein, whose translation is MNQTNNLIIPFVACAPGADMLAQAGARLDEINKQPMLHTLWLDVRQKPRVSFVMGYGHDVVFLKYYVAEKYIAALHKRTNEPVFKDSCVGFFIRFGHDLNYYNLEFNCAGTVLGQYGCGKAGRQFIDRRRLELIDTQTSIAFNGENGLFEWEITIAIPAEVFQFHYIDSFAGMTCSLNFSKCGDALPERHYLAWNKIHALAPDFHRPEYFGKGIFVRSEILVGV
- a CDS encoding DUF5017 domain-containing protein, with amino-acid sequence MKLSYIIAITALALAACNKKQDVPSPSFGVTAVKNNGSAPASFAPGDTVNFKFSGNPNVITFYSGEVGKRYQYINRTQAAGTAQLQFTSQLANGTQAGSLSLLVSTDFKGVALKTLAGVLVRDTATTNANIASATWTDITSRATIPTNTTATSSGLIDLSDLAKQGKPVYFAFKYNGASGTIQNKWTITNFAINNVLSDATTYTIANLNSPAKPLSNYGVASYSPGWAVSYDPAKNANNYAWVYTDGTSLVITGATTAATASAEAWAISGPVDLTKVTPDAGVAIKSEIATLGSYTYSYTQAGSYNAVFVATNATADDSKTTVQQVAVTVK